From Zea mays cultivar B73 chromosome 3, Zm-B73-REFERENCE-NAM-5.0, whole genome shotgun sequence:
TTTTATTTGTGGTTGGCGTCTGATTAGCAACAACATCTGGACTCACTGGTTGACTCACCGTGTATGCGCTTATGGAATCACAACTACTGAAACAACAAATGTGTCGCAACTGTATTGATGATGGAAGCAGGGAATAAAGCAGGGGGAAAACACACCTATGCAACTAATGAGACTGTCAACGAATCAACTTGGGCCGCCTCGATCGCTATCCGCCATCGCTGAGCAGCTGCTTGAGCTCCTCAATCTCCGCTCGGCGTCGATGGCCATCTCCTCCAGCCTCGGAGCCCTCAGCTTGGGTGCATCCATCTCCTGGAGCACAAGGAACATGGCCAAGGCAGTGACGGCCTCAGGGCCCTCGGCTTGGGCGCGTACATCTTCTGAAGGGATGCGCCCACACCCGCGACGGTCTCGACCACCTCAGGTGCGCACGACGAAGGCGATGACCTTGGTCGTGGCGGTGGGAGGCGGCGTCACGTTGTGAGTGAGCGAGCGAATTGCTGGCTCCATGACGAATGGGCGACCTATCTAGTCACCGACGGATGCTTCGGGAAAGGGCGAGTGAAGATGTTGTTTGTGCCATCGAAAGCACATCGAACGCTCTAAACCTTTTCGGTCGACGTGGACCATCGAGAGCGGCCATTTTAGACCATGTTTCGATGGGGTAAAATAAAGGTCATATATGTAAATCTACGAGAAGGTATTGCAGATGAAATGTCTGAATAAACATGTTAGTCCGACATAAAGAGGGGATATCATTAGACTTATAATATGACACTGCAATTCACAATTTGTAATGAACATGTTTAGGCAAAGCCAAAAAACAGGAATCAGGATCACACAATAATATGATGAAAATATATTAGTTTAGTCCCCGTCTACAATATCGTTATTAGCATAATCATGTCTGCATCAACTATTACTAAAGTAGCTGGAATTATACCAAATACCAAATGGTGGCCACTGACAGCAAGAATCTATTGCAAAAGTAAAAAGTTGTGATTTAGCATTTTAGTATATAAGTGGGACAATGCATATCTAAAGGCATCATGGTGACACGTAGAGATCCGCTATTTTGAATTTGGGTTACACAGTTCAATTGGACTACAAAGCGGGTACCTTATGGTTCTACTAAGCATTAAGTGGCTCCCTTCTGTATGATCTAATATATTTAAATATGAATGAAACAAAGGTCAAAGGATTTAGATGAAAAACCATCCATGTGATTTTATGGTCAGATGGTAGAGACATACGTTTCTAGTTGAAAAAAGTAGTCATCTTGATCGTACAATTCtatcttaggccttgttcggttattttcattcCATGTGGATTGGAGGGAGATTGAAATGTATTGAGGTGGATTTTGACTTAttatggatttaaaccgactcaataccatccaatccacatggattaacaTCAAACCAAACAATCCCTTAGTTGGCAACAACATGGGAACCAACATGTATTTGTTGTAACATGAACTTTGTATAGTGAACCCTCTACCTAACCTGGGAATTTTTAACATTCTCTTCGAGGAATGTGGGGGTACCACACTGTTTTCCTACTAATATTTCGCTAAGCCTTTGAAGTATCTTCGAGCTATCTTCTGCAAAGGAGCCAAAGGTATGTTTGTAAACATGTATATACGAAGGAAGATAGAATAAAAAATGCTAAGGCAAAGAGATGAGTTCCATACTTTATTGTCCATTATCATTTCGTTCAATATTGTTTCATTCACATCTCCTTTTATAAATCTTCGTCCTCAAGCTAACACTTCGAAGAAGTGATAACTTAAGGATGAAGGTCAAAACTTCTTAACTTGTATTGCCTTGTTTTTTGATGCTATGAAGCATTGAAAACAGGTGCTCAACATTAGCGCTCACCTCTGGTGATTCTACAACCACAACAACCTACATCATGCCACCGAACAAGGCAGTGGGACCGGCTTTGTTTGGACCTAGTGTTATCCTAAACAGTATTAAACGACTATTTAAATCGGTTTAAACGGTGAACGGAGGAACATTGCACAGTTTAGGGCCTAGGCGGTGCTCTAGACAGTTTTAAACAGAAAATAAACGGTTTTAAACGTTGTTTACACTGTTTTATGTACCGTTTTGTTGATAGGGAAAAATGTGATGGTTTGGTAATGAATTGTTGGTGTTTATATGTTGTCATTAATAAGATATGTAAACATTGGTTGGTTATATATACCACAATATCAATGAACCAAATATATGTGGATTTACTCATTTACTCTTGTTGAAAGCTAATTTAATTTTGTTGAAATGTTGTTATATTAGAAACCATTTAGACCATTTAAACACGTTTAAACACTAAACAAAGCCTCACCATTTGTCTACCGTTTACGTTAACACTGCTTGGACCCCAACCAAGACGATGAAGCTCTCATCAGGGAGGCAAGGAATCAAAAGAGGAAAGTCATCAACCTAGAATGGCAAGACTAGGAACTAGATTGTGAGATAACGACTTCGAAGCAATCCATCAGCAAATGGAGAAGCGAAGGGAAATATGCTTTGTCTCTCTTAGCTTCaaaagaagatcgacgaagcagcTCAGGGAATGCGTAACATCGAAGCGCACAAAGATCAGTACAACTACAAGGACCAGAATCATGAGGGCCATAATCATGACAATAATTTACGACCTGAGGCTTCACTTCTGACACCAGAGCTACATGCTACACCTTGGTCACCGCTGTACAGATTCCTACACTGCCAATGTATGATGGTCTATACATCGTCATCGAAGCTATGGTCAAAGGGCTCAGCCAGGATAGGCAacccaatactttgctaggaagcctctgcATTCTCTTGAAAAGctgcaaaagatggatgagtacataagAACTGATAATGATTTATGTCAAACGAAGGAGGAGTTGCACATATATACCGAAGCTGCTAGGGGATTTGGGTGAAGGTTCCATCCAAGGCATGTCTAAAGCATCCACAACCCAACACAAATCGAAGAAAAGACGTCCCAATCTCAGGGTCAATCAGGCCAGCAACAAACAAGTTCTCAACAACAGCCTTCTCACAGGACATTTTGCTCGCTGGTTTTGAGAGAGGGACAGGGAGGCCAAAGCATCGGTGGCAGATAGGGATGGAAAATTAGCTCGAGGCTAGCAGGCCGGCTCAAGGTCGGAGCGGCTCAGCTCAGCTCGaagcggctcgcgagcctcgaacgagccgagccgagcccctTCTTTGAGCTCGTTTTTGCAGCGAGCCGAGCCAAGCCGGCTCGTTACAGCTCGCGAGCCTTGCAAAAATGATCAATTTATGGAATAATAATGAATATTAGATAATTTTATGGATAATAGCTCATTTTTTAGTCTTTGATGATGAATATATTACAAGTTATAATTTTATTTACTCATAATGcagaatgatgattctatatttcaaatttatataatgttaattcaccaaataatgcaacgataagtaccagaatatggctcgcgagccgagccgagccggctcgcgagccaaggttgagccgagccgagcctctttcGCCAGCTCGTGGAatggacgagccgagccgagctcgttcaggcaccgagccgcaccgagccgagctcggctcggcttgtTTCCAGCCCTAGTGGTAGGTTCAATGCACCTCCAAGGAAGCCGTTTTATTTGTTTTGTGGTGAAGATAAGAGCCACACAACAAGAACTTGCCACCACACCGTTAACAAGCAAAAAGAAATCGATCCTAGACACCGAGCACATACACTGAAAACCCTAAGGGGCTAGGTAAGCAAACTCGAAGTAGTCAAAGAAATACTAATATGCATTTACGTTTTTCTGCAAACTCTTTATTTCCTGCAAACCAATGTAATAATAAGTTGGCACCTTCGAGTGCACCGACAAAGTGTCGCAATCGAAGCTTCAAATGAAAAATGGCGCAAAAAGCTCTGAATCGTTCCTAATGGAATGCATAGCTCAAGTGTGATCACCTAGTAAAGCTGAAAAAGCTctgaagtcgtttctaagggaatacAGATCTCAAGTGTgatcacctagtaaaggtgaaaagctctgaagtcgtttctaagggaatacAGATCTCAAGTGTgatcacctagtaaaggtgaaaaagctctgaagtcgttcccaagggaatgcagagctcaagTGTGATCACCTAGCAAAGGTGACAGAAGCTCCGAAGATATTCCTAAGGGGTGCAGAGCTCGATTTAATCATATAAGTAATAGTCGGGAACCTTCGAAGTCATTTCTAAAGGAACCAACAAAATCTGCAATTATGAATTCAACATATTTCGAAGATATAAGCTACGAGGAGTATCACCTTTGTAACGTGTGAAAAAGGAAGATGTTTTTTGCCTTCGCCTCAAAAAACAAAGAAGACTTTAGTTTCACACATCACAAAAGGcaaaaaaaaaatcaaaaaaCCAAAACGAGAATGTTTTACATTACAGACAGATGCTAAAGAGCTTCGAGTGTTTATGCTCTTTGCATCGCAAATATTACAATAAAAAGGTTCTACCAAATGTTTATTATCCATGCTAACACTTCGAAGAAGTTATAACTTAAGAACGAAGATCCAAACTTATTAACTTGTATTGTCTGGTTTTTGATACCATGAAGCAATTGAAAACAAAGTGCTCAACAATCATTGTAGCATTATTTGTACGAGTAAGGATTCAGTAATTGTTACTACTGCATATGATATGATTCAGACTTCATAGCTTACCACAGTCGGTGGGCATGAACGACAACTGCCCTACGGTGATGTCAAACAGCATTTGTATATTCTGCTGCTGGAAATTGCCCAGGATGGAAACGTCAGCTGACGGGCTACCAGCAATGTTCAAGCAGAAGGACGACTCCTCCTGGTTAAAGGACATGTAGTTGTCCCTATGCAGCCTCATATCTGCACCGCCGGCGAAGTGCAGCACCATGTCCGGCATGGCCGGGAGCTGCTGTTCACCTGTAGCAGCCGGAAAGCATGGGCTGTCCAGGCTGGAGGCGTTCACCACCGGCTGGCGGAGCACGCCGGCCACGTGGTCGACGACCACCCTGAAAGCACTTTCCACGAGGAAGGTGAAGGTGGTGCCGGAATCCACGATCATGCCCCCGGAGCCGTCGTCGCGCAGATCGAAGGTTCCGTTCGGGATCGGCAGGCGCGCGTCGCCGAGCGATATGCCCTCGAGGGAGACGTAGTACCACGTCGGAACGTAGGGGCTTTGCACGAGTGGCGTCGACTGCACGGCGGCGCCGGTGCTGGGGGCGGCGAGCTCGGCGAGGGCGCCAAACAGCACCGGGCTACCCAGGCTGGTGTTGAAGAAGTCGGTGAGGCAGTAGGAGAACTTGCCGACCCCAAGCTGCGCCACGAGGGACAGGCTCCCGCGGCCCAGGCCGACCGTGCCGGTGGAGTTGTACGAGAGGCCGCCGTTGTCGACGCCGCAGCCgaacgcgatgccgccgacggAGACACCGGGCGCGCCAGGGAACGTGAGCGTCTCCGTGCCCAGGACGCCGGCCGAGTAGGCGCCGTCGCCGTAGGCGTAGCGGTACCTGCAGGGTGAGCTACTAGCGGTGCAGTTGCGGCTGCTCCAGATGGGCAGGCACGTGGCGCTGGCGCATGGCACGGGGGAGAAGCTCGACGACACGGCGGTGTCGTAGATGGGCGTGTCCTGCGGGAAGCAGAGCTTGCACGGCTGGCACTGCGTCCAGGTCAGGTCGCTGCCGGTGTCGGCGAGGGCGACAAATGGCACCGGCGGCGTCCCGATGGCGAGCTCCATGAGGTACTCGGCTTGGCCGGAGCGGAGCCTGGCGGGTCCCGCATCCGAGCTGGTAGACATTGTGAAATAACGCGACAGCATCATGGATGCTCGGTGGCGGCTTCGGTGCGCGGCCCGGCGCATGAGCTCGGTCTTGGTGAAGCTGCCATGGGAGTCAACGTGGGTGAGTGTGGAGCGGTAGCCCAATGGCGGTGACGCCGCCGAGCTGTGCAGTGAGGCAACTGATAAAAGTAAGGTCGTCAGAACTTCCATTGCACCCATGCATCTGATGATCGTGATCATGGATGACCGACAGAAATAAGGGCAAGCTCGAGTAAATTACTAATATATCAAGGCGTGGCTAGCTATAGCTTTTGAAGAGTGATTTCGAGACATGCAAAACTATTTATAGTACAAGTTCTAGAGGCTAAATTTCTTTGATACCTTCCACATGGAAGAGTGTGCACCACCTGACAATCGCTTGAACACACAGAATAAGTGACAAACGTAATATATATAGGTACTACAAGTAGATATCCCTAACATCTTGACGAAAGTGACGAGCACAATATTTAGCTGTACCAAACATCTTGAGAATACAGACAATACAATCAGAATACAAAAACCTGTCGTCATCAGTCTGTTCATTTATCAAAAGCGAATGAGCATACTACAGACATTCTGACAATGACTTGATATTTGATAACACCGAATAAATGACCACATAAGTACTACTAGACCTTTTAAAAACTTATGCAATGCGACGGCATAATAAAATATTTAGAAATCTACCAAACACATTCTGTTATCGATCGATCTTGAGCATATAGATGCAGATCATGAGCATATAGATATGCCGATCATGAGCTCAggaaaaaaaaaaacagaaatgaGCGGAGAAGCCGTCTGGCCGTTTATATTTCATGTAATTGGCTCTTTCCCTACTACAAGGGCTAGCTCCGGCGGCCTCAACCTTGCTGGTGCCGCCATTTGCCGTTGTTGTAAGACATACACTAGAAAAACTCTGGAGGAAGAAAAAAAATGAACTGTTAATCTTCCCCTCGCAGGAGCTCGGCCGTCTGTACCACCAAGAAATCAAAGGAAAGATGAATTTTTGCCATCTTTGTCCACGAGAAAAGCTAGAACAGACTTGTTTTGTTGATACCAGCTAGATAGAAAGAAAGGACAGACTCGCTAACGCTCACACATCGTTAAGGTTTTGCTCTTTTACGCCCACCAGAGTCATGTTTTCTTCGCCCTCTCCAACCAACCAATAGTTGCTCCACCACTCTTCCCCAAGTCCGTACTAACTGGACTCGCTTCTATTCTCGATTGGAGATATAGTGTGTCGGAGtgtaaatctccggccgggtggcggagtgcacccgccctaaatcctgagatAAGGAGGGGCTTATGCGTTTTGCTTGATTGTTAGAATGAAcgggaagaactcaagaacacacaaggatttagattggttcgggccgccggaacgtaataccctactccactgtgatatgtattgcttgtgagcttgtatGAGTTTGCGAGTCTAAGGTGTGTCTTAAGATTGCatgtgtgtgtaacgtcgcatgcctacccttttatagctgaagggggcacgCACAAAGGCacggggccccgacatgtgggcccaggaatatAAAGAATATAGGGCTTGGAGCCACTAATTTCTGTTGTCgagacaatcttcttgtgccctgtcgccagagatctgcgtatccttggcgtacaggggaagcttcttgtagacggGATGATGAGTACAGTGTGCTGCCTGGCACAGTCGTACTGTTCGacagcagacccagcaggcgcgccgcctgctggatgaccttgacaccGCCTGCCAGCAGATGGGAcgagacgcattaaatgctgagagggcacgtcgcccgtcagcacAGTGGCAGGCGGCACGTCttctcctcaataaatgcaggggctgcacgacttcacgtcaggttcggcccggtagcttatgtcatgggccacaagcaacgggtctccgcctgagcgggaagtggAGGCAAGGCCCacgcacgtgtcagcaccggacccctgctcaTACTAGGGTCCTCCTCGTTCTGGGACCCTACTGGGTCCGAACCTACCCGGAGGCTCCGGACTTATATATATAGGGGTCCGACATCCTTTTGTGGGGGTCCGGACTTACTGAGATGTGttgtctttccttgccacgtggcgccctttggcctgcccttgcggtggggtcaggcgccgtCCTCCTCGTGGCTAGGAGACGTCACATGGGTGCGGCATCTTCATGCtataggagagggtacccctgatttagggtaccgacagtggcccccggtcccgccttaggggaggatgcgagcctgcaggtgggaccagagtctgaTTGGCGGTTGGACCGCTACTCCTGCGtgcctgttgctgcaattactgttgGCCCGCCTATGGCCATGCTAACTGTCACgcctattcccacggctgacCGGCCCGTGACCATCGTACTTAATGGTACTGTTGGGCCATGTGCGGGGCTGTCttgagtcgctgcactggttctgaaaaatttATCTTTTCAGACTCCCGTGACAgccccgagaagacgtggcattggcgcaagcggcggtgcggtttcttCGCACACGGTAacaggcgcgccggttacatgacatgtgggtctGGGCCCCTGAGTTGGACCGCCAGTTGCGGCGGAGCTGAGGGGGCGCACAGTCGTGGGACTGATGTACGCTTcttgcgtggcggttcgcctctttgaccactggatacggcgaaggtgaaggggCGCTTAACCGTCGGGCGGCTGCATGCCCCTTgcacggcggttcgccttcctgaaCGCTGGTTGCCCCGAAAATGAAGGGGCACGTAACCGTagggcagttgcacgctccttcttAGAGTTGGTCTGTATGACATGCGAGGCCTGGCCCTCGTGTCATAAGGTGGGATCCTTGGTGCACGCCGGGGGAGACTTCACCCGTGACACTTCAGGGGCGCGAGTGgggggatctgcctttaaaaaggggtcgatctcctgggcagtagacatgcctcgctcctcttgcgacCACCACGCCCTTTCAccttccgggcctccagatggggtgcgccggtgttctctAGAGGGATCCGCGTCAAGGTCATCTCTTTTGGCGACTTCACCGTAGGAGAGCGCGCGCTCCTGGTGGTGTCGCTGATCTTGTCTTCTTGTtgctgttggaggggtgcaaccccatgggagttggcatccttccaccatcattcggcttcaaggattttcatcatgcagcccagctgcggtccctcgccggtggtcatccAGAAGGATGACTACCAGCTTTGTGgttgggagaagcaagccgggctgtggcctccctcctgccctcagcttcaaggatgttcatcatccgtgctggggaggagggtgtgTCGAGTTGGGGCCCCACCTCCGCGTGGGTAGCGGCCCGCTTCTTCCCTTAGTGTTCGGGGGAGAAGTGCATTCACTATTCATGCGGGGGAGGCGAACTTCGGGTACGCGGGGCTGGCTGACTGCGGGTGTTGCCAGCCACCGCGTGCCCGATGCTTTGGCATGGATGGCTTCGGCGCTGCCTCCGACGCTGCCCTCTGCTGCTAGGTCGGGGCGCGGCTGCCCGTTCActgcacgggcgacggtcgcgccatGTGCAGGTCCGCCACACCCACGGCTTCTATCACATCGTTGGTCGTACTGGTGGGTCGCACATGGCGTCGGACGTTGCGGAAGCGGCGACCGTGTTCTTGGATGTCCTCACTCCCTTAGCaaagacgggagtgaggacctacaGGCGCGCTGAGGCAGCCGTCGCCGACCGGTAcaggggtggttgtcgtcgcTGGTGAGGCCATCAGCGCTGCCTGTCGCCGGGCCTCCAActatttggctttaatggcctgttGTCACCCCTCGTAggaagacgggggcgaggacctatCCGCAGCGGCGTACATGCTGAGATGATCGTCGCTGCTTGCGAGTCGTCGTTGTAGAGGCGGCCGTCGCCATCGGTGTTgatgtggtcgcctccgctggcgagcggCTCGGGGCTTGTTATCCCGCGACCcttactggtgtggaggtagttcattcctgcagaaatggagCTAGGATCCCGCTTGTAAGGGCATGTAATGACATTTGCTTGAGAGCAagatgtaataacatatgtacgcaagattttagcctgggaagccaagttgtgtgtctgaaccccctagatggtggcttcaagtactaagacacctgccgTAGGGCGAtggagtatgcaggctcacggtacgggaccaggctgagcagcTACATGGTTTCTGGACCCCCCCAGGAGTCAAGTGCCCGTTCTTCAGAGCCGGACCTCCAGATTGTTGGACGCACAATAAtttagttttaaatactaggacacccgctcacggagtggtggagtgtgcaggattttgggtacggaaccaggctaaccggccacacaggctccggaccaccctatggaacgggcatccgttctttagaaccggcccccaagTCTTCCCCTGTTTTTGTAAAGAAATAAATATTGCCTTCTAAGTAGcatttagcacttatctgtgtaacgCCCGTTCCTGCTATGTGCAATGTTGTTGACTCCTCCTTAGTAtctggccccccgcctgggatgcaggcttggtgtgttgaggttggataccagcgtttctgaaaatgttgtcaacaatcctcgggaggcaaactcgccgggatctggatctgtacaccacttttagctaggaagcattagtagtacacctcatagggttcTCCATCTGACATTGAtcgtcctttgatacatgctcgggacccacaggttttagtccgggtggccaagttgcgtgtccggacccccttagGTCACGGTTCTAGATACTGGGACACTtgtcgcagggtggtggagcgtgcaggcccatggtacgggaccaggctgagcggctgcacgggctccggaccaccccaggagactaatgtccgttctctagctccggtcccgaggttgtcggacccgcaggacttataactctagatactaagttcccgtcacggggtggtggagcatgtaggcccacggtacaggacttggctgagcggctacacgggctccggaccacacTATGGAACGCGGTCCCATTCTCTAGTGCCgccccaggctgtcggacctccccA
This genomic window contains:
- the LOC103650102 gene encoding aspartic proteinase nepenthesin-1, with amino-acid sequence MITIIRCMGAMEVLTTLLLSVASLHSSAASPPLGYRSTLTHVDSHGSFTKTELMRRAAHRSRHRASMMLSRYFTMSTSSDAGPARLRSGQAEYLMELAIGTPPVPFVALADTGSDLTWTQCQPCKLCFPQDTPIYDTAVSSSFSPVPCASATCLPIWSSRNCTASSSPCRYRYAYGDGAYSAGVLGTETLTFPGAPGVSVGGIAFGCGVDNGGLSYNSTGTVGLGRGSLSLVAQLGVGKFSYCLTDFFNTSLGSPVLFGALAELAAPSTGAAVQSTPLVQSPYVPTWYYVSLEGISLGDARLPIPNGTFDLRDDGSGGMIVDSGTTFTFLVESAFRVVVDHVAGVLRQPVVNASSLDSPCFPAATGEQQLPAMPDMVLHFAGGADMRLHRDNYMSFNQEESSFCLNIAGSPSADVSILGNFQQQNIQMLFDITVGQLSFMPTDCGKL